A region of the Myxococcus stipitatus DSM 14675 genome:
ATAGCTTGATCCACCCCAACCCCTCTGTTAGCACGGCCGGACGCTCGCAGCCCCTCCCGCTTTTGCACGGTTGAGACACTCTTGAACGCCCTCGCCCAGGCCGCATCTCCCATTCCAAGTGCTGGAATTCTCTGGAACAAGTTGCTGGAGGCCATCCGTCAGGAAGGTCGTCAGTATGCGCTCCAGTGGTTGGATCGGGTGCGTGCCTTGGAGGTGCGCGACAACACCCTCGTCCTGGGTGTCCCGGACCGTTTCTTCCGCGACTGGGTGGATGACCATTACCGGAGCCTGCTCGAAGGACACCTCGCCCGGATGGGCGACGGCCTCGTCTCCGTGGCCTATGAGGTGGTGGAGGGACTGGTCGTCGAAGGCACCTTCCCGCCCACACCCACCGTGAAGGTGAGCGTGGGCCGTCCTTCACGGCTCAACAGCCGCTTCACCTTCAGCACCTTCGTGGTGGCGGACAGCAACCAGCTCCCCGCGGCGGCGGCCCAGGCCGTCTCCGACAAGCCGGGCCACCACTACAACCCGCTCTACATCTATGGCGGCACGGGGTTGGGGAAGACACACCTGCTCCAGGCGGTGGGCAACCACATCTGGGAGAAGGACCCCTCGCAGCGGGTGGTGTTCCTGTCGAGCGAGCAGTTCACCAATGAGTACGTGGAGAGCGTTCGCGAGCACCGCATGACGGACTTCCGGCGGAAGTTCCGCGAGGAGTGCGACGTGCTGCTCATCGACGACATCCAGTTCCTGGGCAAGCGCGAGGAGACGCAGAAGGAGTTCTTCTACACCTTCAACACGCTCTACGAGCTGGGCAAGGCCATCATCCTCACCAGCGACACGGTGCCCGCGGAGATTCCGGGCCTGGAGGAGCGGCTGCGCAGTCGCTTCACCATGGGCTTGATGACGGACATCCGCGAGCCCACGTACGAGACGCGGGTGGCCATCCTCCAGAAGAAGGCCGTGGCGGAGAACCTCCACCTGCCGGACTCGGTGGCGCACTTCATCGCCAAGCACATCCAGAAGAACGTGCGCGAGCTCGAAGGGGCGCTGGTGAAGCTGTCCGCGGTGCACAGCCTGACGCGCCAGCCCGTGACGGAGGAGTTCGCCGCGGAGGTGCTGCGAGACATCCTCCCCGCCCAGCACGCGGTGGACGTCGAAGCCATCCAGCGCGAGGTGGCCCGCTTCTACAAAGTCACGGTGGAGTCCCTCAAGGAGGACCGCCGTCACAAGGCCCTGGCCCATGCCCGCCAGGTGGCCATGTACCTGAGCCGCAAGCTGACCAAGAGCTCCTTCCCGGAAATCGCGTCGCGCTTCAGCAAGGACCACTCCACCGTCATCTCCGCCGTCCGCAAGGTGGAGGGGCTTCGCGAGTCGGACCCCACCGTGAAGCGCGAGCTGGCGGAGCTGGAGCTGCGGCTCGGCGGCCACTGAGTCGGCTCGCTGAGTCTTTTGTTACACCCGCAGCCCGGTTGAGACAGCGCGTCACGGAGTCGTGACGACCAGGATGGGGCCCTGCGCCCGTATCCCTGGGGTTTTGACCCCTCGTCTGAAGAGCCTGCTGTCCCTCTTCGCCGTGCTGGTGATGGCCAGCCTATGGAGCATCGAGCTCCCGGACGAGCCCCCTGTCCTCCCCGCTCCCCCGCTGGAGCTTCCCCTCCCCGAGCCCCCCTCGACCCCCGTCCTCCAGCAGGGCGTGAAGGGCCGGCACCGCGTGCTGACGCCAGGGCTGGAGCACCGCTACCACTTCGACCTGGATACCCGGACCGCCGAGCAGCTCCCCGGCGCGGAGGCTGGCCGGAGCTGGCGGCACTCCGGGTGGGGTGGGGCGCTGGAGCTCACGTATCTGGGGCTGGAGGGAGAGCGGCACTTCTTCTCGGGCCGGCTGAGCCTGTCTCGCGTGGAGGTGGATGGACTTCCCGATGAGGCGTCGCTGCGGGAGCTGAGCGCCGCGCTCGAGCACCCCGTCTATCTGGCACAGGACCTCAGAGGTCGAGTGCTCACCGTGTACCTCGACGCGACGTCGG
Encoded here:
- the dnaA gene encoding chromosomal replication initiator protein DnaA, coding for MNALAQAASPIPSAGILWNKLLEAIRQEGRQYALQWLDRVRALEVRDNTLVLGVPDRFFRDWVDDHYRSLLEGHLARMGDGLVSVAYEVVEGLVVEGTFPPTPTVKVSVGRPSRLNSRFTFSTFVVADSNQLPAAAAQAVSDKPGHHYNPLYIYGGTGLGKTHLLQAVGNHIWEKDPSQRVVFLSSEQFTNEYVESVREHRMTDFRRKFREECDVLLIDDIQFLGKREETQKEFFYTFNTLYELGKAIILTSDTVPAEIPGLEERLRSRFTMGLMTDIREPTYETRVAILQKKAVAENLHLPDSVAHFIAKHIQKNVRELEGALVKLSAVHSLTRQPVTEEFAAEVLRDILPAQHAVDVEAIQREVARFYKVTVESLKEDRRHKALAHARQVAMYLSRKLTKSSFPEIASRFSKDHSTVISAVRKVEGLRESDPTVKRELAELELRLGGH